One window from the genome of Brachionichthys hirsutus isolate HB-005 chromosome 19, CSIRO-AGI_Bhir_v1, whole genome shotgun sequence encodes:
- the tmem38b gene encoding trimeric intracellular cation channel type B codes for MELLGLLHLDELSHGLANLSMFPYFDIAHYVVSVMALREQPGALEVSRVSPLACWFSSMLFCFGGAVLSGIMLAEPPVAPLSNSGNILLASVTWYLVFYCPMDLVYSCAALLPLRLLLAGMKEVTRTWKVLGGVAQAHGKYKDSLLVMVANGWAKGAGGGLLRNFEQLVRGVWKPETNELLKMSYPTKVTLMGAVLFALQHGHYLPLQKHHLMLIYTVFTVVSKSRMMLTGSTSSPFAAIESAIYKTLFAGHAPYRALPSEGNKACIDNGTSDDTTSTQDFSKNGPAGSYASGSPVGGHRGPIKAKEESEESEKAETASCKKSD; via the exons ATGGAGCTGCTGGGGCTGCTGCACCTGGACGAACTGTCCCACGGCCTCGCCAACTTGTCCATGTTCCCGTACTTTGACATCGCGCACTACGTCGTGTCCGTCATGGCTCTGAGGGAGCAGCCAG gcgCCCTTGAGGTCTCCAGGGTCAGCCCCCTGGCCTGCTGGTTCAGCTCCATGCTGTTCTGCTTCGGGGGAGCCGTGCTGTCTGGGATCATGCTGGCCGAGCCGCCCGTCGCACCTTTGTCCAACAGCGGCAACATCCTGCTGGCCTCTGTcacctg GTACCTGGTGTTCTACTGCCCCATGGACCTGGTGTACTCCTGCGCCGCCCTGCTGCCTCTCCGGCTGCTGCTCGCAGGAATGAAGGAGGTGACCCGGACGTGGAAGGTGCTGGGGGGGGTCGCCCAGGCGCACGGCAAATACAAGGACAGCCTGCTGGTCATGGTGGCCAATGGGTGGGCTAAAG GTGCCGGGGGGGGCCTGCTGAGGAACTTTGAGCAGCTGGTTCGAGGCGTTTGGAAGCCGGAGACCAACGAGCTCCTCAAAATGTCCTA CCCCACCAAGGTGACCCTGATGGGGGCGGTGCTGTTTGCGCTGCAGCACGGCCACTACCTGCCTCTGCAGAAGCACCACCTGATGCTCATCTACACCGTCTTCACCGTCGTCAGCAAG TCCAGGATGATGCTGACAggctccacctcctcgcccTTCGCTGCCATCGAGTCGGCCATCTATAAGACCCTCTTCGCCGGCCACGCCCCTTACAGAGCCCTCCCCTCTGAAGGGAACAAAGCGTGCATCGATAACGGCACGAGCGACGACACGACCTCCACCCAAGACTTCAGCAAAAACGGGCCAGCGGGGTCGTACGCCTCGGGGTCACCCGTCGGGGGTCACAGAGGACCAATCAAAGCCAAGGAGGAGTCGGAGGAGTCGGAGAAGGCGGAGACGGCGAGCTGCAAGAAGAGCGATTAG